The sequence TAGCTTTAAAGTTATTTTCATTATGATACTAATCAAGAATATTGATGAAAATAAATAAGCATATATTTCTATTGTCAAATCCATTTAATCGCCTAACGCCGTGCAGCAGCGGCCGCAGTGGAGGAGCTTGTTTTATGTGGCAGCGTAGCGTTTGGCCACGAAAAACACGCTCCGAAACGCAGGTCCTGCTGGCTGACTTGGTTATGAAAGCTTACGCGACAAGCCCAAATTATTGGGACCAAACGACTCTGCGACATATTAAAAACAACTACTCACTTTAAATGTACGATGAGAACACCGCGCAAAATTGCCAATTTTATTCAAAGCCCAAACGACCGCAAAGAGAACGACCGGTACCAATTAGAAGCTGACTCGCTCTCCGAGAGCCAGAACCACATTAAGAGCCCTACAACTTGCAGCAAGTAAAGCTCTAATTTAAGCCACCAAATCCCTAACTACCCGACAACGCTTAACCAAAACATAGCGTTTCAAAATTGAAGCTTTCGACGCTTTATAACGCCTTTATAACCGGCAGGTAAAGTGATGTTTATTTTGTGCAATAATTTGCGGAGCAAATGCACAAAAGGAGCAGCGCTTTGACTGTCCAGCCACGCAGTGGCGATGGTTGATAAACTTGTTATGTGCTTTCAATTTTTTCTTTAGCCTCTTCCACATTAAAGAAGGGCTTAATTATACGCCATGTTGTTTCGCTGCTTTGAATCATGAATGAAAGCATTACTGCGGCACCAATAAAGGCTGATATAGCAATGAGCACTATATTACTTACTTGAATCTGCAGCAGTGCAAATATTGAAAAGCAAACCATCAACCACAAAACAAGGTTAAACCAAGGCCTAGTGAAAATAGGTTTTTTTGTGCCGTCATACTTTCGCACTAGCGTCTCTAAAACCCTTTTATCTTGCTTATTCATCCAAATTCCTAATTACACATAACGCCTTGCTCTGTTGCGGCCAAACTGGAGTGGCTTTTGTGCTAAAGTGTAGCGAAGCGTAACGCACAAAAGCCGCGGAGGTTTGGGCGTCAACAGGAGCAAATTGTTAGGCATTTTTTAATAACCTTGCTTTTACGTAATACTGCTTTGCTTTTCTTGGCTTAGCCATTACTGCGTCTAGAAAATGCGCAAGCTCTTCATATGCTTCAGCTGATTGTGGATTTATTTCAATCGCTTTTCTATAGCACTTTTCGCTTTCACCCAATTCAAGACCATCATCAAAATTAACGAGCTGCAATAGATCTCCACGCATAACCCAAAGCTTTTCTGAATTTGGGTAATCCTCTAGCGCTTTAAGAGTGACCTCCATCGTTTCTGCCGTGGGCTCTTCTGACTTGTGGTCTCTCGGCCAACGCTTCCTTAATTCAGCTATGTATTCAGCTTCGTTCATGGGAATGTTCCAACCCCTGCCTAACGCCTGTAGCACCTGCCCGCACTGTGGAGCTTGATTTTGTGCAAGAATGAGTGAAACGAATGCACAAAACCAAGCGCAGCAGTGTGGGTCTGGTGGCTGCAATTGTTATAACAGCTTACGCGACAAACCCAAACTATAGCGACCAAATGACCCTGCGACATATTAAAAACTACTACTCACTGTAAATGTGCGATGAGAACACCGCGCAAAATAGCCAATTATTTTCAAAGCCCAAACGACAGCGAAAGGAACAACCGGTACCAATTAGGAGCTGACTCGCTCTCCGAGAGCCAGAACCACATTAAGAACCCTACTACTTGCAGCAAGTAAAGCTCTAATTTAAGCCACCAAATCCCTAACTACCCGACAACGCTTAACAAAAACATAGCTCCTCAAAGTTAACGTATTCGACGCTTTATAACGCAGTTATAACCGGCCGGAGCTGGGTTGATTGTTTTGCGGTAGCGTAGCGTAAAACCGCAAAACAAGCGACGCAGCGGAGGTCCAGCCAGCTTGCTGGCGATGGTTAATAACCTTGTTATGCTTGACCTTAAGCATTGCCAACTTTGTATACGCCAGGACCATTATTAAACAAAAAACCCGTGCTAAACATATAAACTGTAATACCTATGAATAGCAATACAACAAAAAGGCCAAACCATGTATATGCGCGATAATAGCCAATTTTTGAATCCTCTTTGAATTTGTAGTGGGCTAGAAACAAAGGTGAAACGACTAAAACCAGGCTTATACCAATATAAATGTGTGATAAGTAGTCTTCGTAGTAATACGGCACCCAAGATTCGTAAAAAATACTAAATGTAAAATACCATCCGATAAGAGCAGATATAATTACGCAAGTTGGTAGCAATATTTTTCTCATACTATTCTTGAGCATAACGCTAGTAGCACCTGCCCGCATTGCGGAGCTTGTTTTTGTGCAAGAATGAGCGAAGCGCTTGCACAAAAAC comes from Teredinibacter turnerae and encodes:
- a CDS encoding tetratricopeptide repeat protein codes for the protein MNEAEYIAELRKRWPRDHKSEEPTAETMEVTLKALEDYPNSEKLWVMRGDLLQLVNFDDGLELGESEKCYRKAIEINPQSAEAYEELAHFLDAVMAKPRKAKQYYVKARLLKNA